One window of Athalia rosae chromosome 4, iyAthRosa1.1, whole genome shotgun sequence genomic DNA carries:
- the LOC105687592 gene encoding U5 small nuclear ribonucleoprotein 40 kDa protein, which yields MPVLDKRKGDEILALVPASKRTKNEVVFSSREKAVIQSGPPRTSSLMAPIMLLEGHQGDIFSIEFHPEGQYLATTGFDRQILIWNVYGECENIAVMSGHSGAVMEMHFSPDGGNLYTASTDMTLGVWDLGTGSRIKKLKGHTSFVNAISGARRGPTQLCSGSDDSTIRVWDPRKRGHCSVLNNTYQVTAVTFNDTAEQVISGGIDNDIKVWDLRKNAVLYRLKGHTDTVTGLSLSPDGSYILSNSMDNTLKIWDVRPFAPYERCVKILSGHQHNFEKNLLRCAWSPDGSKVSAGSSDRFHYIWDTTSRRILYKLPGHNGSINDIDFHPKEPIVASGSSDKQVYLGEIEG from the exons ATGCCGGTCTTAGACAAAAGGAAAGGTGATGAAATATTAGCGTTGGTACCAGCTTCAAAGAGGACTAAAAATGAAGTGGTTTTTAGTAGCCGAGAAAAAGCAGTCATACAAAGT GGTCCTCCAAGAACTTCATCCCTTATGGCACCAATCATGCTCCTGGAAGGCCATCAAGGAGATATCTTCTCCATTGAATTTCATCCAGAAGGACAATACCTAGCTACAACTGGCTTCGATAGACAAATTC TTATATGGAATGTGTACGGAGAGTGTGAGAATATTGCTGTCATGTCTGGCCACAGTGGAGCTGTGATGGAAATGCACTTTAGCCCAGATGGCGGTAATTTGTATACTGCCAGTACCGATATGACTCTTGGAGTATGGGATCTCGGGACAGGTTCTAGGATAAAAAAGCTCAAAGGACATACATCGTTTGTCAACGCAATATCAGGGGCTCGCAGAGGACCAACACAACTATGTTCTGGTAGTGATGACAGCACTATTAGAGTCTGGGACCCAAGAAAACGGGGTCATTGCAGTGTGTTGAATAACACGTACCAG GTGACAGCAGTAACATTCAATGACACAGCTGAACAAGTAATAAGTGGAGGCATCGATAATGACATCAAAGTCTGGGATTTAAGAAAAAATGCTGTACTCTACAGGTTGAAGGGTCACACAGATACCGTTACGGGCCTAAGCCTCAGTCCAGATGGCTCTTACATATTGTCAAATTCAATGGATAATACCCTGAAAATTTGGGACGTCAGACCATTTGCGCCCTACGAAAGATGCGTCAAGATTCTCTCTGGCCATCAGCATAACTTTGAGAAG AATCTTTTGAGATGCGCGTGGTCACCGGATGGTAGTAAAGTGTCCGCTGGATCATCAGACAGATTTCACTATATCTGGGACACAACTAGTCGACGTATTCTTTATAAGCTTCCTGGCCATAATGGATCGATAAATGATATTGACTTTCATCCAAAAGAACCAATTG TTGCTTCTGGGTCCAGTGACAAACAAGTTTATTTAGGAGAAATCGAAGGATGA
- the LOC105687588 gene encoding serine/threonine-protein kinase RIO3-like → MSSPWGKIQPAPVPAASLTDIMSEEVAKDMQEKEIRKHMNMVLPEPTPEECGLFELDDTDSDAVIAQMLQVQFNREYDSMLKRTEDKFNGSSKVNVSLSNYRTCPFEEPDERNPDLDDECRDWDRFVSVEKEYASIPRCGYKKVGEGSEIVTKHDMLMSSRINACRVLAFPPGIKTGDAGSFDMKLDNKVFNSLRAHSHAHCAREKAKARPNPKQIVDKVPLPVSQN, encoded by the exons ATGTCGTCACCatggggaaaaattcaaccagCCCCTGTACCTGCAGCCAGTCTCACTGACATTATGTCCGAAGAAGTGGCTAAAGATATGCAAGAAAA GGAAATCCGTAAGCATATGAACATGGTATTGCCGGAGCCAACTCCTGAAGAATGTGGATTATTTGAGCTTGATGACACAGATAGTGATGCTGTAATTGCGCAGATGTTGCAGGTGCAATTCAATCGGGAATATGATTCAATGTTGAAACGTACCGAAGACAAATTCAATGGCTCCTCGAAAG tAAACGTTTCTTTGTCAAATTATCGAACTTGTCCATTTGAGGAGCCCGATGAACGGAATCCTGATCTGGATGATGAGTGTAGGGACTGGGATCGTTTTGTC AGTGTAGAAAAGGAATATGCTTCTATACCGCGTTGTGGCTACAAAAAAGTAGGTGAGGGATCAGAGATTGTTACAAAACATGATATGTTGATGTCATCCAGGATCAACGCATGCAGAGTTCTTGCATTTCCACCAGGAATAAAAACTGGAGATGCTGGTAGCTTTGACATGAAACTTGATAACAAAGTTTTCAATTCTCTACGGGCACATAGCCATGCACATTGCGCTCGTGAGAAAGCTAAAGCAAGGCCTAATCCTAAACAAATAGTAGATAAAGTCCCTCTTCCTGTTTCACAGAACTGA
- the LOC105687586 gene encoding nuclear pore complex protein DDB_G0274915-like isoform X2 produces the protein MEDLSPDEFHWELYQAQKSGRVEQTKQQFQQLCEEMKAKLALLKNPTSEIVAMLESLQKGTQENAFGGSNSGTKPSSFSFATPQLAIPSTSAPGSNLFTSKPFNSANPFGGSTSTFGSAASTPFAFSNPPNSGISSPFGAKPSFGSNPVFGGTTITPVFGQAPGFNTSQGSSSFGSPQSTQSNAIFGATTTPTNSVFGGTASAPATSSIFGGSQAISTPLFGGATQQPTSSIFGGSSTTGSTPVASASPFAQQKSNTTFGGGPVFGGAPTFGSQANAGIFGAQSTLGSVPTSSSSVFGGVGSVTPTFGSIGQSAPGTFGSVVKSPTSTFGGPQNPPPFGSAVSTSNAGPFASAVSTASSAFLTSTGPFSTATIPSTPFSGSKIFGSMGQSTDTTTAFAKNLTQTSTPFGATNVSATSPFSQASPFAGVSPFSSTSTTVTTTTANPFATQSQVASSSIFGGSSSTNQGSIFATLQSPTAATSPFLSVHKEIDVIDESSYTVEGLLTDDEKSMYLEKQFSLGKIPLKAPTKELR, from the exons ATGGAAGATTTGTCACCAGATGAATTTCACTGGGAACTGTATCAGGCGCAGAAATCTGGTAGAGTTGAGCAAACG AAACAACAATTTCAACAGTTGTGTGAAGAAATGAAAGCTAAACTTGCTTTGTTGAAGAATCCTACATCAGAAATTGTGGCAATGCTG GAATCACTTCAAAAAGGGACACAGGAGAATGCTTTCGGTGGAAGTAATTCTGGGACAAAACCATCCAGTTTTTCATTTGCAACACCACAACTGGCAATACCTAGTACCAGCGCACCTGgatcaaatttatttacttcCAAACCATTTAATTCTGCTAATCCGTTTGGTGGAAGCACCTCAACTTTTGGCTCGGCCGCTTCCACGCCTTTCGCATTTAGTAATCCTCCAAACAGCGGCATAAGCTCCCCTTTTGGTGCCAAGCCAAGTTTTGGAAGCAATCCTGTATTTGGAGGTACCACAATTACACCTGTATTTGGTCAAGCTCCTGGATTTAATACTTCGCAAGGTAGCAGTTCTTTTGGATCGCCACAATCGACTCAATCAAACGCAATTTTCGGTGCTACGACTACGCCGACCAATTCAGTTTTTGGTGGAACGGCATCTGCTCCAGCGACTTCTTCCATATTTGGCGGTTCACAAGCTATTTCAACACCATTATTCGGAGGTGCAACGCAACAGCCAACTAGTTCTATATTTGGAGGATCGTCAACCACTGGAAGTACACCAGTGGCATCAGCTTCTCCATTTGCTCAGCAAAAATCTAATACAACTTTCGGAGGTGGCCCGGTATTTGGTGGAGCCCCGACTTTTGGTTCTCAAGCAAACGCAGGAATATTTGGCGCGCAATCAACATTGGGGAGCGTCCCTACATCCTCAAGTAGCGTATTTGGTGGCGTCGGTTCTGTTACACCGACATTCGGATCAATCGGACAATCAGCACCTGGGACATTTGGTTCTGTTGTCAAATCTCCAACTAGTACTTTTGGGGGTCCACAGAATCCACCTCCATTTGGGTCAGCAGTATCTACCTCTAATGCAGGCCCATTTGCTTCAGCCGTGTCTACAGCTAGTTCAGCTTTTCTAACGTCAACTGGACCCTTTAGTACTGCGACAATACCATCGACTCCATTTTCCGGATCGAAAATCTTTGGATCGATGGGCCAGAGCACAGACACGACCACAGCATTTGCTAAAAATCTAACACAGACGAGTACACCATTTGGAGCAACTAATGTCTCTGCTACCTCGCCATTTAGTCAAGCATCTCCATTTGCAGGTGTTTCTCCATTTTCTAGCACCAGTACAACTGTTACAACTACTACTGCCAATCCATTTGCAACTCAGTCGCAAGTAGCGAGTAGCTCAATTTTTGGAGGATCTAGTTCCACTAATCAGGGGTCGATATTCGCTACCTTGCAATCCCCAACAGCTGCAACCTCACCATTTTTATCTGTACACAAAGAAATTGACGTCATAGACGAAAGTTCATATACAGTTGAAGGGCTGCTGACCGATGATGAGAAATCTATGTACTTAGAGAAACAATTCTCGTTAGGCAAAATTCCTTTAAAAGCTCCTACGAAAGAATTACGTTAA
- the LOC105687586 gene encoding nuclear pore complex protein DDB_G0274915-like isoform X1 codes for MTTTTCRYFLQGNCRSGRYCRFAHIYNVNYGENSSLGNKPSYTGIKTAALTVAEEVLAIERGGQWLLSCFGPFKERPCIPGMEDLSPDEFHWELYQAQKSGRVEQTKQQFQQLCEEMKAKLALLKNPTSEIVAMLESLQKGTQENAFGGSNSGTKPSSFSFATPQLAIPSTSAPGSNLFTSKPFNSANPFGGSTSTFGSAASTPFAFSNPPNSGISSPFGAKPSFGSNPVFGGTTITPVFGQAPGFNTSQGSSSFGSPQSTQSNAIFGATTTPTNSVFGGTASAPATSSIFGGSQAISTPLFGGATQQPTSSIFGGSSTTGSTPVASASPFAQQKSNTTFGGGPVFGGAPTFGSQANAGIFGAQSTLGSVPTSSSSVFGGVGSVTPTFGSIGQSAPGTFGSVVKSPTSTFGGPQNPPPFGSAVSTSNAGPFASAVSTASSAFLTSTGPFSTATIPSTPFSGSKIFGSMGQSTDTTTAFAKNLTQTSTPFGATNVSATSPFSQASPFAGVSPFSSTSTTVTTTTANPFATQSQVASSSIFGGSSSTNQGSIFATLQSPTAATSPFLSVHKEIDVIDESSYTVEGLLTDDEKSMYLEKQFSLGKIPLKAPTKELR; via the exons ATGACAACGACAACGTGTAGATATTTTCTGCAAGGCAATTGTCGTTCCGGAAGATATTGTCGTTTTGCACATATCTACAACGTGAATTACG GCGAAAACTCGAGTTTAGGCAACAAACCCTCTTACACAGGAATCAAGACAGCAGC ACTTACAGTTGCTGAAGAGGTCTTGGCAATAGAACGGGGTGGGCAATGGTTACTCTCTTGTTTCGGACCATTCAAAGAACGACCATGTATACCGGGCATGGAAGATTTGTCACCAGATGAATTTCACTGGGAACTGTATCAGGCGCAGAAATCTGGTAGAGTTGAGCAAACG AAACAACAATTTCAACAGTTGTGTGAAGAAATGAAAGCTAAACTTGCTTTGTTGAAGAATCCTACATCAGAAATTGTGGCAATGCTG GAATCACTTCAAAAAGGGACACAGGAGAATGCTTTCGGTGGAAGTAATTCTGGGACAAAACCATCCAGTTTTTCATTTGCAACACCACAACTGGCAATACCTAGTACCAGCGCACCTGgatcaaatttatttacttcCAAACCATTTAATTCTGCTAATCCGTTTGGTGGAAGCACCTCAACTTTTGGCTCGGCCGCTTCCACGCCTTTCGCATTTAGTAATCCTCCAAACAGCGGCATAAGCTCCCCTTTTGGTGCCAAGCCAAGTTTTGGAAGCAATCCTGTATTTGGAGGTACCACAATTACACCTGTATTTGGTCAAGCTCCTGGATTTAATACTTCGCAAGGTAGCAGTTCTTTTGGATCGCCACAATCGACTCAATCAAACGCAATTTTCGGTGCTACGACTACGCCGACCAATTCAGTTTTTGGTGGAACGGCATCTGCTCCAGCGACTTCTTCCATATTTGGCGGTTCACAAGCTATTTCAACACCATTATTCGGAGGTGCAACGCAACAGCCAACTAGTTCTATATTTGGAGGATCGTCAACCACTGGAAGTACACCAGTGGCATCAGCTTCTCCATTTGCTCAGCAAAAATCTAATACAACTTTCGGAGGTGGCCCGGTATTTGGTGGAGCCCCGACTTTTGGTTCTCAAGCAAACGCAGGAATATTTGGCGCGCAATCAACATTGGGGAGCGTCCCTACATCCTCAAGTAGCGTATTTGGTGGCGTCGGTTCTGTTACACCGACATTCGGATCAATCGGACAATCAGCACCTGGGACATTTGGTTCTGTTGTCAAATCTCCAACTAGTACTTTTGGGGGTCCACAGAATCCACCTCCATTTGGGTCAGCAGTATCTACCTCTAATGCAGGCCCATTTGCTTCAGCCGTGTCTACAGCTAGTTCAGCTTTTCTAACGTCAACTGGACCCTTTAGTACTGCGACAATACCATCGACTCCATTTTCCGGATCGAAAATCTTTGGATCGATGGGCCAGAGCACAGACACGACCACAGCATTTGCTAAAAATCTAACACAGACGAGTACACCATTTGGAGCAACTAATGTCTCTGCTACCTCGCCATTTAGTCAAGCATCTCCATTTGCAGGTGTTTCTCCATTTTCTAGCACCAGTACAACTGTTACAACTACTACTGCCAATCCATTTGCAACTCAGTCGCAAGTAGCGAGTAGCTCAATTTTTGGAGGATCTAGTTCCACTAATCAGGGGTCGATATTCGCTACCTTGCAATCCCCAACAGCTGCAACCTCACCATTTTTATCTGTACACAAAGAAATTGACGTCATAGACGAAAGTTCATATACAGTTGAAGGGCTGCTGACCGATGATGAGAAATCTATGTACTTAGAGAAACAATTCTCGTTAGGCAAAATTCCTTTAAAAGCTCCTACGAAAGAATTACGTTAA
- the LOC105687587 gene encoding FAS-associated factor 2, whose amino-acid sequence MADLRIGELSGDQTEKVLQFQDLTGIEDMSVCQDVLHRHNWNLEVAVQEQLNLYEGRPSMYAQDSRSRPPPVIDDTGFRIYFNPPSSSENGGGLFSYIYTLWCNIVSSIGQLLLAIFRTDVRPISSDPVEDVVNFIRTYEERYGNSHPVFYQGSYSQAISDAKQELRFLLVYLHKDETQDIDQWCRKTLGDPEVVRYINTRTLFWACNVQSGEGYKVSEALRSGTYPFLALIVLRDNRMTIVGRMEGSPTPSELIPRLQTIMENNEIGLIQARQDRAERSATQSLRQQQDEAYEESLRADQEKDRRREEERRAKQEQEAKEQEELNAQEREIQRIRQEKELTVRKVPVEPNLCDPNVCHLQIKVGERTMKRRFLLSDTTEDVYHWIFCQPDSPATFEITTSYPRRILYPASVIRTLGESGLTQREVLHVNNLDD is encoded by the exons ATGGCAGATCTAAGAATTGGGGAATTGTCTGGTGACCAGACAGAAAAAGTCCTTCAATTTCAG GATTTGACCGGTATTGAAGATATGTCTGTTTGCCAAGATGTCCTACATCGACACAATTGGAATCTAGAAGTTGCTGTACAG GAACAACTCAACTTGTACGAAGGGAGACCGTCCATGTACGCGCAAGATTCACGATCTCGACCACCTCCAGTCATTGATGACACAGGATTTCGAATTTACTTTAATCCTCCAAGTTCTTCAGAAAATGGCGGGggattattttcatacatttatACCTTATGGTGCAATATTGTTTCTAGCATTGGACAACTGCTCCTTGCTATTTTCAGAACAGATGTTAGACCTA TATCCTCCGATCCCGTGGAAGATGTAGTGAATTTCATCAGAACATATGAAGAACGATATGGAAACAGTCATCCTGTATTTTACCAGGGATCCTATAGCCAAGCAATTTCTGATGCTAAACAGGAGCTAAGATTCTTACTAGTCTACTTGCACAAAGACGAAACTCAAGATATAGATCAATGGTGCAG AAAAACTCTGGGTGATCCAGAGGTGGTTAGATACATTAACACTCGTACACTGTTCTGGGCATGTAATGTCCAATCTGGGGAAGGATACAAAGTTTCAGAAGCCCTCAGGTCTGGCACCTATCCTTTCCTCGCGCTCATTGTTCTTAGGGACAATCGAATGACAATCGTGGGCCG AATGGAAGGTTCACCTACCCCGTCCGAATTGATCCCTCGCCTGCAGACAATTATGGAAAACAACGAAATCGGTTTGATTCAAGCAAGACAAGATAG AGCAGAACGCAGCGCGACACAATCACTGCGTCAGCAACAGGATGAAGCTTATGAAGAATCACTACGAGCTGATCAAGAGAAGGATAgacgaagagaagaggaacgTAGAGCAAAACAGGAGCAAGAGGCAAAGGAACAAGAAGAACTTAATGCTCAGGAACGAGAGATTCAAAGAATCCGTCAGGAGAAAGAACTGACTGTTAGAAAAGTTCCTGTGGAGCCGAACCTTTGCGACCCAAACGTGTGTCACCTACAAATAAAAGTTGGCGAAAGAACAATGAAAAGAAGGTTCCTCCTGTCAGATACGACAGAG GACGTATATCATTGGATATTCTGCCAACCGGATTCGCCGGCGACTTTTGAAATCACTACCAGTTACCCCAGGAGAATTCTTTATCCAGCCAGTGTGATTAGGACATTAGGAGAATCCGGATTAACGCAAAGAGAAGTGTTACACGTTAATAATCTGGACGATTAA
- the LOC105687459 gene encoding LHFPL tetraspan subfamily member 3 protein: MGSSKIEYVESSHMYATNYIRNSKAIGVLWGIFTICYAIIGVVAFVTPEWLGDLEHENPGRFGLWTRCSYGGNGELGEECIGSLDDLSSIASVPFRASTILVGVAVIIALLSICAMLLFFFCQSTTVFYICAWMQVVSAVAMAIGVAVYPLGWDSPLIRAVCGATASRYNPGACAVRWAIPLAAIAALDAATLAALAFILASRHVRLQPEPFNNGSLYKGEVNPGYVNEAQSVAGSRKSLSLRPVLLVAPPEQDRYSELSRAKSHSHHSLYSPAPSHPVHTMSTNTLSHSQHNFQL; this comes from the exons ATGGGATCGTCAAAGATCGAGTACGTCGAATCGTCGCATATGTACGCTACTAATTACATTCGTAATTCAAAAGCTATCGGCGTACTTTGGGGAATTTTCACCATATGCTACGCTATTATTGGAGTTGTGGCCTTTGTGACTCCTGAATGGCTCGGTGATTTGGAGCATGAAAATCCGGGGAGATTTGGCCTATGGACTAGGTGCAGCTATGGTGGAAATG GTGAACTTGGAGAGGAATGTATCGGCAGTTTGGATGATTTGTCTTCCATAGCAAGCGTACCCTTCAGAGCTAGCACAATTCTAGTTGGGGTGGCAGTGATTATTGCACTTCTGTCGATATGCGCGATgctattattcttcttctgccAAAGTACGACCGTATTTTACATCTGTGCCTGGATGCAGGTAGTTTCTG CGGTGGCTATGGCAATCGGAGTGGCGGTTTATCCTCTGGGATGGGATTCTCCTTTGATCCGTGCTGTTTGTGGAGCGACAGCTTCCAG GTACAATCCCGGCGCCTGTGCGGTCAGATGGGCGATTCCATTGGCAGCGATAGCTGCCCTAGATGCGGCCACTTTGGCTGCTCTTGCCTTTATCTTAGCTTCAAGGCACGTCAGGCTTCAACCGGAACCTTTCAACAATGGATCTTTGTACAAAG GCGAAGTTAACCCGGGATACGTGAACGAGGCGCAGAGCGTTGCTGGTTCGAGAAAGTCTCTGTCGCTTCGACCGGTGCTCCTGGTCGCTCCACCCGAACAGGACCGATACAGCGAACTTTCAAGGGCGAAATCGCACTCCCATCACAGTCTGTACTCTCCTGCTCCGTCTCACCCCGTTCACACGATGTCCACCAACACCCTCAGCCACTCTCAgcacaattttcagctctaG